The Peribacillus simplex genome contains the following window.
AATCTGAAAATCGTACAAACACATGTGAAAAGAGCAGAAGAAATCATTAAAATGGTCAATGATGGTCTGGATTCAATAGAAGGTTTAACATCACAGAAAGACAAATTGGTGTCAGGTGTTTCCAATTATGTAGACTCAACCAAGCAGGCATTTGCCGAAATCCATCCACTCTTGAAAAATGATATTGCGAGCATCAGGAGTGATAATGAATCGATTTTAGTGCTTGCAAATAGGTTAGCGGATCAGGATTTGTCCGATAATGAGGGGAATCAGCTAGTTGAACAAGGGAGAACGAGGATAAATAAAGAGTTATATCTTTTGGACAGTATGTATAACTTATTGGTGAGCGTCAATCAATTTAGTGAAAAAAACCGCCTTCAGCCAGAAATAAATCTAGTGGATGGTTTACGGAATAATGCTTCGGATCAACTTCAAGCACTGAATGACCATTCCTTCGACTCACTTAGAAATCTTAGTGAAAATAATGATGAAGTCTTGGGAAGCTTCCAGGATACCTTTTCAAAGGAGACAGGACCAAAATTCAATGAAATCTGGGCTGAAACGGATACTATATTACAGAATGCCCAGCGTATGCTTGAGGAGGGAAGCCAAGCTCTTCCTGAAGTGAAGACATTGTTGAATGAGACGAACCGAACGTTAGTAACTCGTACGGGAGATATCGATAAGTTACAGGATAAATTTCCGGAGATCGAGGGAAAAATCAAGGCTCTGGCTTCTAAAATGAGAGAAATCGATAAATCTTATAATATGGAAGAAGTGATTGATTTCCTAAAGAATGATATTGAACAGGAAAGTGACTTTTTCTCGGAGCCAGTATTGCTCAATAAACACAGTTTATTTCCCATTCCGAACTATGGATCTGCCATGTCCCCCTTCTTCACGGCACTTTCCCTTTGGGTGGGTGGGACAATATTGATTTCCATGCTTAGCGTGAGCGTCACACAAAAGGATTACAGTCCATATCAAATTTATATTGGCAGGTACCTTATATTCTTCATCATTGGATTGATGCAGGCATTAGCCGTTTCCATCGGTAACCTTTTTCTGATTGATGTATATGCAGTAGATAAATTCGAGTACGTCATGTTTTCCGTCTTGATAAGTACAGTATTTACTTTAATGGTCTACACCTTCGTCTCGGTTCTGGGGAATGTTGGGAAGGGAATAAGCGTAGTTCTGATGGTGCTTCAAATATCAGGCTCGGGAGGTACCTTCCCCATTCAAGTAACACCGCCATTTTTCCAACATATCAACCCCTTCCTGCCGTTTACCTATGCCGTTGGTTTACTTCGTGAATCAGTTGGAGGGATAACCTGGAGTGTCGCTGGCAAGGATATATTCATCTTATTCCTCTATTTAATAATCACGCTCAGCTTTGGCATCATATTGAAAAAGCCACTGCATGAAAGGACGCAAAAGATGAAGGATAAATTGTATGGAAGCAGGATTTTTTAAGTTACTGAATGGAGCGGAGACCTCGGTTAACATAACTGAAATGAAGGCATGAAACTGGATACTGAAAAATCAGCCTGAACCCTTGAAAAGGGCTCAGGTTTTTTATTTGTTGAATGGAATTTGTTTATATGGACCTTTATGTAAAATTGGAATATTTATCAATACATTGACAGTTTAATAGAAAGATACCGATAAATTAGAATTTTTGCATTTTTATTGTTGACAAAAACCATTGGATTAATCATTATTAAGAAATAATGTTTAGTTAATCGGTGCGATATAAAAGTGGGGTGACTTTATGTATTTAACAATAGATGGCATTGAAAAAAGTTTTTCGAATGAAAAGAAAGAAAGCATAAAGGTGCTCGATGAGATTAATATAGAGGTCGAGAAAGGAAGCTTCGTTTCGATCGTCGGACCTTCAGGATGTGGCAAATCGACACTCCTTTATCTAATTGCCGGCCTTGATAAGGCTGATAAAGGTGAAATACGTGTAGCTGGAAAAAAGGTGATGAAGCCAGGTCCGGAGCGGGTTGTAGTGTTTCAAGAGGCTGGGTTATTTCCTTGGTTGACGGTTCTTGAAAATGTTACATACGGATTGAAGTTAAAGAAGATTCCCAAAGAAGAGGCTAAAGCCAAAGCATTGGACATTTTAAAAATGGTTCACCTCAGCAGATATGTTGACTCCTATCCACATCAACTCTCGGGGGGGATGAAACAGAGGGTAGCCATCGCAAGAGCGCTGGTGATGGAACCTGATATCCTGTTGATGGATGAACCATTTTCTGCTCTTGATGAGCAAACGAGGATGGTTTTGCATAAAGAGCTGCTCGAAATCTGGAGAAAAACTAAAGTGACCATTTTTTTCGTTACCCATAATATTCGTGAGGCTGTTCAGCTTTCCGAAAAAATTATCGTCTTTGCAACCCGTCCCGGGAAAATTAAAGAGACGATTTCCGTCCCTTCCATGAAAGATGGAGTTATGCCGGATAGTGTAACTTTGCATACTGAACAAAGGGTTCTATCGATCTTGCAGGAGGAAATTGAAAAAGTGCTGAAGGAGGAAATGGGGAATGATTACAGCTTTAAGACGAATCATATTCATCGCGATGATAGCGGGGATATGGGAAGTCACATCTAGACTTTCCAGTCTTCCGGACTTCATGTTTCCTAGCTTGACTCAAGTGTTGGAAACTCTGTTTAATGGACTAGTAAGCGGACAAATAACCGAAGCCATCGGAAAAAGCCTTGGCCGTATCCTAATCGGCTTCACGATTGCCATTATAATAGGTCTAATCTTAGGATATTTCATTTGGCGCTTTAAACTGGTTGAGGATACGCTTGGATTCGTAGTGACTGCTTTACAATCCATCCCGAGTATCGTTTGGTTCCCTTTGGCAATAATTTGGTTTGGATTGAATGATTTTTCAATTCTCTTTATCGTCACGATCGGCGCAACTTGGACGATGACAGTTAATGCAACAAGTGGATTCCGGAATGTGCCCCAGCTGTATCAACGGGTTGCCAAAACATATGGATCAACCGGTTTTCATTTTCTACGTACCGTAATTTTACCAGCATCTGTTCCACAAATTATATCCGGGCTGCGAATTGCCTGGGCATTTTCTTGGCGTGCATTGATGGCAGGTGAATTACTTGGCGGTGGCGGCGGTCTTGGACAGTTGCTGGAAATGGGCAGATCACTTGGACAAATGGATTTGGTCATCTCCGTAATGATAATTATCGCAATCATTGGAACAATCGTGGATAATGTTGTCTTCTCACGCCTAGAGCGTAATGTTCAACTGAAATGGGGAGTAAACCAACGGTAGATTAATAAGATTATAGTTTAAAAGGAGAGGAAAATATGCTGAAAAAATCATTTTTTGCCCTTATTATGTCCGTATTGTTAATCGGAATAGTAAGCGGATGCACACAATCCACCAGTAAAGAAGAGGAAAAAGGCTCTGGTAAACAAACTGTGAAAATTGGATATTTTCCTAACTTAACTCACAGTGCAACGATCATTGCACTTGAAAAAGGCTTTTTTGAAGAAGAGTTCGGTAAAGATGTTAAGATTGAAACCAAAACGGTGGCCAATGGCGGATTATTCATGGAAGCAATGGCTACAAACGCTATTGATGTCGGAACGGTTGGACCTGGTCCATTGCTTAACTTTTACGTGAAAAACCCTGAATACCATCTGATCTCTGGCGCTGTTAATGGCGGTGCCGTTCTTGTGGCCAGCGAGAACAGCAAGGTAACGGATTTAAAAGATTTGGACGGTAAAAAAGTAGCGATTCCCGTCATTGGGAGCACACAGGATGTCATGCTTAGGAAAGCCCTTCAAGATGTTGACTTAAAACCGACTACAAATGGGGGAACAGTTGAGTTGTATGCGGCAGCCCCTGCTGACACAACCGCTCTCTTTGTCCAAAAATCAGTCGATGCAGCTGCTACCCAGGAACCATGGGGGTATGTATTGGAAAACCAGGCAAAAGGAAAGTTAGTGCTTGACTGGGATCAATTTGCATGGGGAAAAGATTCACCTAATACGGTAGTGGCTGCAAGCCAGAAGTTCTTGGATAAAAAGGGGCTCGCTGCTTCCTATTTGAAAGCGCATGAAAAAGCGGTGAAGTTTATACAAGACAACCCTGAAGAAAGCCAAAAACTCGTTATTAAGCATTTG
Protein-coding sequences here:
- a CDS encoding YhgE/Pip domain-containing protein; amino-acid sequence: MSNIREIFIDDLKCIYKNFFVCIVVVFLMFIPSIYAWFNIVASWDPYANTEGILVGVSNNDKGAELNGEAVNIGKEVIEGLKGNKDLGWRFTTQKEALAKVEKGDYYASIIIPENFSEHIATIMTDDPIKAEIDYYVNEKINSIAPKITAAGANSIVGNVSKSFIKSASGSILAIFNELGITLQNELPTIQKMKNMVYLLEGELPELEQNLKIVQTHVKRAEEIIKMVNDGLDSIEGLTSQKDKLVSGVSNYVDSTKQAFAEIHPLLKNDIASIRSDNESILVLANRLADQDLSDNEGNQLVEQGRTRINKELYLLDSMYNLLVSVNQFSEKNRLQPEINLVDGLRNNASDQLQALNDHSFDSLRNLSENNDEVLGSFQDTFSKETGPKFNEIWAETDTILQNAQRMLEEGSQALPEVKTLLNETNRTLVTRTGDIDKLQDKFPEIEGKIKALASKMREIDKSYNMEEVIDFLKNDIEQESDFFSEPVLLNKHSLFPIPNYGSAMSPFFTALSLWVGGTILISMLSVSVTQKDYSPYQIYIGRYLIFFIIGLMQALAVSIGNLFLIDVYAVDKFEYVMFSVLISTVFTLMVYTFVSVLGNVGKGISVVLMVLQISGSGGTFPIQVTPPFFQHINPFLPFTYAVGLLRESVGGITWSVAGKDIFILFLYLIITLSFGIILKKPLHERTQKMKDKLYGSRIF
- a CDS encoding ABC transporter ATP-binding protein produces the protein MYLTIDGIEKSFSNEKKESIKVLDEINIEVEKGSFVSIVGPSGCGKSTLLYLIAGLDKADKGEIRVAGKKVMKPGPERVVVFQEAGLFPWLTVLENVTYGLKLKKIPKEEAKAKALDILKMVHLSRYVDSYPHQLSGGMKQRVAIARALVMEPDILLMDEPFSALDEQTRMVLHKELLEIWRKTKVTIFFVTHNIREAVQLSEKIIVFATRPGKIKETISVPSMKDGVMPDSVTLHTEQRVLSILQEEIEKVLKEEMGNDYSFKTNHIHRDDSGDMGSHI
- a CDS encoding ABC transporter permease; the encoded protein is MITALRRIIFIAMIAGIWEVTSRLSSLPDFMFPSLTQVLETLFNGLVSGQITEAIGKSLGRILIGFTIAIIIGLILGYFIWRFKLVEDTLGFVVTALQSIPSIVWFPLAIIWFGLNDFSILFIVTIGATWTMTVNATSGFRNVPQLYQRVAKTYGSTGFHFLRTVILPASVPQIISGLRIAWAFSWRALMAGELLGGGGGLGQLLEMGRSLGQMDLVISVMIIIAIIGTIVDNVVFSRLERNVQLKWGVNQR
- a CDS encoding aliphatic sulfonate ABC transporter substrate-binding protein, translating into MLKKSFFALIMSVLLIGIVSGCTQSTSKEEEKGSGKQTVKIGYFPNLTHSATIIALEKGFFEEEFGKDVKIETKTVANGGLFMEAMATNAIDVGTVGPGPLLNFYVKNPEYHLISGAVNGGAVLVASENSKVTDLKDLDGKKVAIPVIGSTQDVMLRKALQDVDLKPTTNGGTVELYAAAPADTTALFVQKSVDAAATQEPWGYVLENQAKGKLVLDWDQFAWGKDSPNTVVAASQKFLDKKGLAASYLKAHEKAVKFIQDNPEESQKLVIKHLKELTGKELSKEEVASAFSRLEVTTEVNEQVIQEMADISKEAGYIPSSDIKGMIDLSTLEKVSK